Proteins encoded in a region of the Larimichthys crocea isolate SSNF chromosome XVI, L_crocea_2.0, whole genome shotgun sequence genome:
- the tap2t gene encoding antigen peptide transporter 2: MTGVVKCGLIVLLFDAGLWFSLWAALVLYECSTCGGLAGAWAFGAVKWAVLHVFTSTLTDGKRRAVLCRLAALLCLLFPVFESGRVLVAPPSEPYTGPYPDLSVLLLVSGASSLACVVWEKACGDGTLMKLLVRLLKYFKPDTLYLIAAFGFLILGVVCDTFIPLYQGNVIDMLRGRVLDSSFFSALGQLALFSLGSALFSGLRGGIFMCTLARLNRRLKHLLFHTLLQQEVHFFEVNNSGSLSSRLHSDVDKMGRTVALNANAAVRSTVKTVLMLGVMLNLSWELTVLTCIEMPLLAVLQSKYITWSKELKDQMQECHAQNKDLASQTVSGIRTVRSFNAEKEEVRRYNEALDQMCAVKRRSGIYSAIFLLLRRLVSLGIKILMLVKARSLISLGQLSIGNLVSFFLYQKPMSNNLRELLYCYGETMSTVGVISKVFNYLDRTPECKTAGEFAPEKLEGKISFRNVTFTYPSAPQDKPALKSVSMEVQPGKMTALVGPSGGGKTSCVSLLKRLYEPQEGEILLDGQPLHQYSHKYLHQKLALVSQNPELFSGSLRYNIEYGLKDCSIERVKEAAKKTNADGFISQLENAYDTDIGERGGRLSDGQKQCIAIIRALVRDPQVIILDEATSKLDVQVQHTVLQEVLSCGRTVLVVAHQLKTVEKADHIIFIEKGAVVEEGTHQELMAKRGRYYRLKEELFS, translated from the exons ATGACGGGCGTGGTTAAATGTGGACTCATCGTTCTTCTCTTCGACGCCGGGCTGTGGTTCTCCCTGTGGGCCGCCCTGGTGCTGTACGAGTGCTCCACGTGTGGCGGGCTGGCGGGCGCGTGGGCCTTCGGGGCGGTGAAGTGGGCCGTCCTCCACGTGTTCACCTCCACGCTGACTGATGGGAAGCGGCGGGCGGTGCTCTGCAGGTTGGCGGCGCTCCTCTGCCTCCTGTTCCCTGTGTTTGAGAGTGGACGGGTCCTCGTGGCGCCTCCCTCAGAACCTTACACCGGACCGTATCCGGACCTCAGCGTGCTGCTCCTGGTGTCGGGCGCCTCGTCGCTGGCCTGCGTGGTTTGGGAGAAGGCGTGTGGTGACGGGACGCTGATGAAGCTGCTCGTGAGGCTGCTGAAATACTTCAAACCGGACACGCTTTATCTCATCGCAGCTTTCGGGTTCCTCATCTTAGGAGTCGTCT GTGATACCTTCATCCCGTTGTATCAGGGGAATGTGATCGACATGCTGAGAGGTCGAGTGCTTGATTCCAGCTTCTTTTCTGCGCTTGGACAGCTCGCACTTTTCTCTCTTGGAAG CGCTCTGTTCTCCGGCTTAAGAGGAGGCATATTCATGTGCACCCTGGCCAGGCTGAACAGGAGACTGAAGCATCTTCTGTTCCACACCCTGCTGCAGCAGGAGGTTCACTTCTTTGAGGTGAACAACTCCG GAAGTCTTTCGTCCCGCCTGCACTCGGACGTGGACAAGATGGGCCGCACGGTGGCGCTGAACGCCAACGCGGCGGTTCGCAGCACGGTCAAAACCGTCCTCATGCTCGGGGTGATGTTAAACCTGTCCTGGGAGCTCACCGTGCTCACCTGCATAGAGATGCCACTGTTGGCCGTCTTGCAGAGCAAATACATCACCTGGTCCAAG GAGCTCAAAGATCAGATGCAGGAATGTCACGCTCAGAACAAAGACCTGGCTTCACAGACGGTCAGCGGGATTCGTACGGTCCGCAGCTTCAACGCggagaaagaagaagtgagGAGGTACAACGAGGCTCTGGACCAGATGTGCGCCGTTAAGAGACGATCGGGAATCTACAGTGCGATCTTCCTTTTGCTACGGAGG CTGGTCAGTCTGGGGATTAAGATCCTGATGCTGGTGAAGGCCCGCAGTCTGATCTCACTGGGTCAGCTCAGCATCGGTAACCTTGTGTCCTTTTTCTTGTACCAGAAGCCGATGTCGAACAATTTAAGG gaGCTTTTGTATTGCTATGGAGAGACCATGTCCACAGTCGGAGTCATCTCCAAAGTGTTTAATTATCTGGACAGAACGCCGGAGTGTAAGACGGCCGGAGAGTTCGCTCCCGAGAAGCTGGAGGGAAAAATAAGTTTCAGAAACGTCACCTTCACCTACCCGTCAGCTCCTCAAGATAAGCCAGCGCTGAAG TCGGTTTCCATGGAAGTTCAGCCAGGGAAGATGACGGCGCTGGTCGGCCCCTCGGGCGGCGGGAAGACTTCCTGTGTCAGCCTCCTGAAGAGGCTGTACGAACCTCAGGAGGGGGAGATCCTGCTGGACGGACAGCCGCTGCACCAGTACAGTCACAAATACCTCCATCAGAAG ctgGCCCTGGTATCCCAGAATCCTGAGCTGTTTTCTGGTTCACTGAGATACAACATTGAATACGGCCTGAAGGACTGCTCCATCGAGAGGGTGAAAGAAGCTGCGAAGAAGACCAACGCCGACGGCTTCATCTCTCAGCTGGAGAACGCATACGACACgg ATATCGGCGAACGTGGCGGCAGACTGTCAGACGGACAGAAGCAGTGCATCGCCATCATCAGAGCTCTGGTCCGAGATCCGCAGGTCATCATTCTGGACGAGGCTACGAGCAAACTGGATGTTCAAGTGCAGCATACT GTGCTCCAGGAGGTTCTGTCGTGTGGTCGGACGGTCCTGGTGGTGGCTCATCAGCTGAAGACTGTGGAGAAGGCAGATCACATCATCTTCATAGAGAAGGGAGCGGTCGTGGAGGAAGGGACCCACCAAGAACTCATGGCCAAGAGAGGACGATACTATCGTTTGAAAGAGGAACTGTTCTCTtag
- the slc16a5a gene encoding monocarboxylate transporter 6, translating into MTQRNGISGTSDRFLHSEASVVCEDADGKSMEQERPPEVNDCESEEGGRGGEREGSVAVTGPVTAPDGGWGWVVLVATIMVLALTLAFPSCVGIFYTDLQNEFHASNSETSWVPSIMTSVLHAGGPFCSVLVGRLGCRATVMLGGVLSGLGMAASSFTQSIGELYITAGVITGLGFCFSFQPAVTILGHYFVRRRAFANAMSSTGTALGLCTLPVLGHYLHGEFGWRGSFLILGAVLLNCCVCGAVMRPLQPNRGRGQPLMNHGPPPPEEEDAKEGKGWVGRTWSFLVASLSEHMAFDQFCNNSRYCVYAIGITWMMLGFVVPLVYLVPYATANNMEQGRAAMLLSILGVVNIVVRPPFGIIFNMPWFKGRHVYVFASALLVNGLSNSICCIGPSFTVLLTYVAVYGLSMSVVGSLMFTVLMDIVEMSRFPSALGLLAIMESITLLIGPPLAGVLVDRTGQYYHVFFACSAVVASSAVFLMVSFWWLDKRDKKWSKPCQPASQPEPARSAINIVPGCQYSSVPTEGDKDKASSNGAEHVASV; encoded by the exons ATGACTCAGAGAAATGGAATCAGTGGGACAAGCGATCGCTTCCTCCACTCCGAGGCCTCCGTGGTTTGCGAGGACGCCGATGGTAAAAGCATGGAGCAGGAGAGACCTCCAGAGGTCAACGACTGCGAATCCGAGGAAGGGGGACGGGGAGGTGAACGCGAGGGCTCTGTGGCTGTAACGGGGCCAGTCACGGCTCCAGATGGCGGTTGGGGCTGGGTGGTGCTGGTTGCCACCATCATGGTCCTGGCTTTGACCCTGGCGTTCCCGTCCTGTGTGGGAATCTTCTACACCGACCTGCAGAATGAGTTTCATGCGTCCAACAGCGAAACGTCCTGGGTGCCCTCCATCATGACGTCAGTGCTCCATGCAGGAG GTCCCTTCTGCAGCGTGCTGGTGGGGAGACTCGGTTGCCGAGCGACAGTCATGTTGGGTGGAGTCCTGAGTGGGCTTGGAATGGCTGCAAGTTCGTTTACCCAGTCCATCGGCGAGCTCTACATCACCGCCGGGGTTATTACAG GTCTTGGTTTCTGCTTCAGCTTCCAACCAGCCGTGACGATCCTCGGGCACTACTTTGTGCGTCGCCGTGCGTTTGCTAACGCCATGTCGTCCACAGGCACCGCTTTGGGACTGTGCACTCTGCCCGTCCTCGGTCACTACCTCCACGGAGAGTTTGGCTGGAGGGGAAGTTTCCTCATTTTGGGGGCTGTCCTGCTGAACTGCTGCGTGTGCGGCGCCGTGATGAGGCCCCTCCAGCCCAACAGGGGCCGAGGTCAGCCGCTGATGAACCACGGACCCCCTCCGCCGGAGGAGGAAGATGCGAAGGAGGGGAAAGGGTGGGTGGGAAGGACGTGGAGCTTCCTGGTGGCTTCTTTGAGCGAACACATGGCCTTTGATCAGTTCTGCAACAACTCGCGTTACTGTGTGTACGCTATAGGCATCACCTGGATGATGCTCGGGTTTGTGGTGCCCTTGGTGTATCTCGTTCCGTACGCCACAGCAAACAACATGGAGCAGGGCCGGGCCGCGATGCTGCTCTCCATCCTGGGTGTCGTCAACATCGTGGTGAGGCCGCCGTTTGGCATCATCTTCAACATGCCCTGGTTCAAAGGGCGTCATGTTTACGTGTTCGCCTCGGCTCTGCTGGTCAACGGGCTGAGCAACAGCATCTGCTGCATCGGGCCCAGCTTCACTGTACTGCTGACATATGTGGCCGTCTACGGGTTGTCCATGAGCGTGGTGGGCTCCCTGATGTTCACCGTCCTCATGGATATAGTGGAGATGAGCCGCTTCCCCTCGGCTCTGGGTCTGCTCGCTATCATGGAGAGCATCACGCTGCTCATTGGACCTCCACtggcag GAGTCCTGGTTGACAGGACGGGCCAGTACTACCACGTCTTCTTTGCCTGCAGTGCCGTCGTTGCCTCGTCCGCCGTGTTCCTCATGGTGTCTTTTTGGTGGCTGGATAAAAGGGACAAGAAGTGGTCGAAGCCGTGTCAACCGGCCTCACAGCCTGAACCAGCCAGATCTGCTATAAATATCGTCCCCGGCTGTCAGTACAGCAGCGTGCCCACggagggagacaaagacaaggCCTCGTCTAACGGCGCCGAGCATGTCGCCAGCGTCTGA